In Halobaculum rubrum, the following are encoded in one genomic region:
- a CDS encoding ABC transporter permease subunit encodes MSLEAVARKDFQDAVRSRWLLGLTAFFVLLVSVVVYLVRPGEGQTLSTSALLGSVFIRDALVTTLIPLIALVVSYNAVVGERESGSLKLLLALPHSRGDVVFGKVAGRAGAIAVPVSVGFLLPGLVAAIGPLSLRPFTFVGYILLTLLLSAAFVAIAVGFSAAVASNRLAIGGAVGLYFLFVPLWGAIQFPLQLYLGTGGPDWLPISGSSLLEFLRLVNPTGSFKIVSGEFVNGVLFAAGQAGTEAAGRYATQMEIAAFAMLGAWLLVPPLLGLWRFEGADL; translated from the coding sequence GTGAGCTTGGAGGCCGTCGCGCGCAAGGACTTCCAGGACGCGGTGCGCTCGCGCTGGCTGCTGGGGCTGACGGCGTTCTTCGTCCTGCTCGTGTCGGTGGTCGTCTACCTCGTCCGCCCGGGCGAGGGTCAGACGCTCTCGACGAGCGCGCTTCTCGGGTCGGTGTTCATCCGGGACGCGCTGGTCACGACGCTCATCCCGCTCATCGCGCTGGTCGTCTCGTACAACGCGGTCGTCGGCGAGCGCGAGTCGGGGTCGCTGAAGCTGCTGCTCGCGCTGCCGCACTCGCGGGGGGACGTGGTGTTCGGAAAGGTCGCGGGCCGCGCGGGCGCCATCGCGGTGCCCGTCTCGGTCGGGTTCCTCCTGCCGGGGCTGGTGGCCGCGATCGGGCCGCTGTCGCTGCGGCCGTTCACGTTCGTCGGCTACATCCTGCTGACGCTGCTGCTGTCGGCGGCGTTCGTCGCCATCGCCGTCGGCTTCTCGGCGGCGGTGGCGTCGAACCGGCTCGCCATCGGCGGCGCCGTCGGGCTGTACTTCCTGTTCGTCCCGCTGTGGGGCGCCATCCAGTTCCCGCTGCAGCTGTACCTGGGAACGGGCGGCCCCGACTGGCTCCCGATCTCGGGGTCGTCGCTGCTTGAGTTCCTCCGACTGGTCAACCCCACCGGCTCGTTCAAGATCGTCTCCGGCGAGTTCGTCAACGGCGTCCTGTTCGCGGCCGGGCAGGCCGGCACCGAGGCGGCCGGGCGGTACGCGACGCAAATGGAGATCGCGGCGTTCGCGATGCTCGGCGCGTGGCTGCTGGTGCCGCCGCTGCTTGGGTTGTGGCGGTTCGAGGGCGCAGATCTGTAG
- a CDS encoding ABC transporter ATP-binding protein — protein MAAIELDGVTKRYGDVTAVRDLDLTVEEGEVFGFLGPNGAGKSTTINILLDFVRPTSGSVRVLSRDAQAESVAVRRHTGVLPEGYDVYERLTGRQHVEFAMRSKELDGDVDAVLERVGIADAADRRAGGYSKGMRQRLVLGMALVGEPDILILDEPSSGLDPAGAKEMREIVREEADRGATVFFSSHVLGQVEPVCDRVGIMREGELVAEDSIEGLREAVGGEEQLVVTVDTAAEEDLEGVRALSGVSSAATDGGTVTVSCESDAKTGVIGALEDAGVTVKDFSTEEASLEDLFLTYATDDGSGAGTGGDATGTEVAE, from the coding sequence ATGGCCGCCATCGAGTTGGACGGCGTCACGAAGCGGTACGGCGACGTAACGGCCGTCCGCGACCTCGACCTCACCGTCGAGGAGGGCGAAGTGTTCGGCTTCCTCGGTCCCAACGGGGCGGGCAAGTCGACGACGATCAACATACTGCTCGATTTCGTCCGCCCCACGAGCGGCAGCGTTCGGGTGCTCTCGCGGGACGCGCAGGCGGAGTCGGTTGCGGTGCGCCGCCACACTGGCGTCCTCCCCGAGGGGTACGACGTGTACGAGCGGCTCACCGGCCGCCAGCACGTCGAGTTCGCCATGCGCTCGAAGGAGCTCGACGGCGACGTCGACGCCGTACTGGAGCGTGTCGGGATCGCCGATGCCGCCGACCGCCGCGCCGGCGGCTACTCCAAGGGGATGCGCCAGCGGCTCGTCCTCGGGATGGCGCTTGTCGGCGAGCCCGACATCCTCATCCTCGACGAGCCCTCCTCGGGACTGGACCCCGCCGGCGCCAAGGAGATGCGCGAGATCGTCCGCGAGGAGGCTGATCGGGGGGCGACGGTGTTCTTCTCCAGCCACGTGCTCGGTCAGGTGGAACCGGTCTGCGACCGCGTCGGCATCATGCGCGAGGGAGAACTGGTCGCCGAGGACTCCATCGAGGGCCTACGCGAGGCCGTCGGCGGCGAGGAGCAACTCGTCGTCACCGTCGACACAGCCGCCGAGGAGGACTTGGAGGGCGTTCGCGCGCTCTCTGGCGTCTCCTCGGCGGCGACCGACGGCGGCACCGTCACCGTCTCGTGTGAAAGCGACGCGAAGACGGGTGTGATCGGCGCGCTGGAGGACGCCGGCGTCACGGTGAAGGACTTCTCGACGGAGGAGGCGAGCCTGGAGGACCTGTTCCTCACGTACGCGACGGACGACGGTTCGGGCGCCGGAACCGGCGGCGACGCCACGGGTACGGAGGTGGCCGAATGA